A single window of Zea mays cultivar B73 chromosome 10, Zm-B73-REFERENCE-NAM-5.0, whole genome shotgun sequence DNA harbors:
- the LOC100280313 gene encoding uncharacterized protein LOC100280313 has translation MDKTMKPISATCNNDDGVPEETGMDEVFSDLQALKRLYGLLQRLDEASRALLKKLLDDATRRALLKQTNALTATSSSSAIPFSLGSGSPKQMDRATSSSSSFLNNKLPEETAMEQILTDLQALTRLYGLLHSPADENLDEASRALLMKILEDATQEAVRRQAKMLMPSGSLMSPVLERELSTQSHCRTRHADPILRPLASPRPSLLASERSRRLDPQHSTVSRRSGLYADGQRHAAEEPPPLARLASNRSSRTALTARHRPSQEQRCPSLSLHRFPVAGTSRHGTVIGSTRLARRRDSIRHSSGRGDQWSLERSNSNSSSSRRSVSRRELSSLRPSSRLRGRATPRHVGTENSSSVSPFERLDSGLSLSLTSRHGVEHAGRGVATPERSSSSKTVATIQSRIRPSSTPLRERSLHRPAVEAKTLRGRQQDSHVLSEEDTYSSMFSGSGSSSDAASLSASTSPTASPAPAPAPRASATPYYYYPSVATRGIAPPPLYAPEVSRSMRRRRLQERRQEILERRVARLRMLKNKIATVFHDFHHRHDHHHHLLLGGGQEAGPSSRTVVRGAGHHHHLGGGQEAGPSSRAVVRGAGHHLNSPWQYLTRMFHRAKGKIDKNTRSRTAVGVPEKRHGAGGGGGGNMHALFDALRRHLKSKRRAPAGIKLGRKGNWVRGKKMHWWQRLRRRRGMPGLTAGSGPRRRLRHGKAAWL, from the exons GCTCTCACTGCTACCTCTTCTAGTTCGGCGATTCCGTTCTCGCTTGGTTCGGGGtctccaaagcaaatggatcgtgcgacgtcgtcgagttcgtcaTTTCTTAACAACA AGTTGCCTGAAGAAACAGCGATGGAGCAAATTTTGACTGATCTGCAGGCGCTCACGAGGCTATACGGCCTGCTTCACAGTCCAGCAGACGAAAAT TTAGATGAGGCATCCAGGGCTCTTCTGATGAAGATACTAGAAGATGCTACCCAGGAGGCTGTCCGGAGGCAGGCGAAG ATGCTAATGCCATCAGGTTCTCTAATGTCCCCTGTGCTAGAGAGAGAGCTCTCCACACAATCACACTGCCGGACACGCCATGCCGATCCAATCCTGAGGCCACTGGCCTCGCCCCGCCCCAGCCTCCTGGCCAGTGAGCGATCGCGCCGGCTAGACCCGCAACATTCTACAGTGTCACGCCGATCCGGCCTCTACGCCGACGGCCAGCGCCATGCAGCGGAAGAGCCTCCTCCCCTTGCTCGCCTCGCCTCCAACCGCTCGTCGAGAACCGCATTGACGGCGCGGCACCGTCCAAGCCAAGAGCAGCGGTGCCCCAGCCTCAGCCTGCACCGTTTCCCCGTAGCTGGAACGTCGAGACATGGCACGGTGATCGGAAGTACTCGGCTTGCCCGTCGCCGGGACAGCATCCGTCACAGCTCCGGTCGTGGTGACCAGTGGTCGCTGGAACGCAGCAATAGCAATAGCAGCAGCAGCCGCCGTTCCGTGTCACGGCGAGAGCTGTCGTCTCTGCggccgtcgtcaaggctgcgtggCCGCGCCACCCCGCGGCACGTGGGAACGGAAAACTCCTCCTCGGTGTCTCCCTTCGAGAGGCTGGACTCTGGGTTGTCCCTGAGCTTGACGTCGCGTCATGGCGTGGAGCATGCCGGACGCGGCGTGGCTACGCCGGAACGCTCTTCCTCGAGCAAGACGGTGGCGACCATTCAAAGCCGCATCCGACCAAGCAGTACTCCTCTCAGGGAGCGCTCCCTACACCGACCTGCAGTAGAAGCGAAGACTCTGCGCGGGAGGCAACAAGACAGCCACGTTTTAAGCGAGGAGGACACGTACAGCAGCATGTTCAGCGGCAGCGGAAGCTCATCGGACGCCGCCAGCCTGTCCGCCTCCACGAGCCCGACGGcgtcgccggcgccggcgccggcgccgcgtGCTTCTGCtactccctactactactacccgTCGGTGGCGACACGTGGCATTGCGCCACCACCGTTGTACGCACCTGAGGTGTCGCGCTCAATGAGGAGGCGACGTCTCCAGGAACGTCGGCAGGAAATCCTGGAGAGGCGGGTGGCGCGGCTGCGGATGCTCAAGAACAAAATCGCCACGGTGTTCCATGACTTCCATCACCGCCacgaccaccaccaccacctcctcctcgGGGGCGGCCAGGAGGCGGGTCCCTCGTCCAGGACTGTCGTCCGCGGCGcaggccaccaccaccacctcggGGGCGGCCAGGAGGCGGGCCCCTCGTCTAGGGCCGTCGTCCGCGGCGCAGGCCACCACCTCAACTCGCCGTGGCAGTACCTTACGAGAATGTTCCACCGCGCGAAAGGGAAGATAGACAAGAATACTAGGAGCCGGACGGCGGTAGGCGTGCCGGAAAAGAGGCACGGcgctggcggtggcggtggcgggaACATGCACGCGCTATTCGACGCGCTGCGGCGGCACCTGAAGAGCAAGCGGAGGGCACCGGCAGGCATAAAACTGGGGAGGAAGGGCAACTGGGTGCGGGGCAAGAAGATGCATTGGTGGCAGCGGCTGAGGCGACGGCGCGGCATGCCAGGGTTGACGGCAGGCAGTGGACCACGGCGGCGTTTACGACATGGAAAGGCAGCGTGGCTGTAG
- the LOC100280313 gene encoding uncharacterized protein isoform X1, with translation MDRATSSSSSFLNNKLPEETAMEQILTDLQALTRLYGLLHSPADENLDEASRALLMKILEDATQEAVRRQAKMLMPSGSLMSPVLERELSTQSHCRTRHADPILRPLASPRPSLLASERSRRLDPQHSTVSRRSGLYADGQRHAAEEPPPLARLASNRSSRTALTARHRPSQEQRCPSLSLHRFPVAGTSRHGTVIGSTRLARRRDSIRHSSGRGDQWSLERSNSNSSSSRRSVSRRELSSLRPSSRLRGRATPRHVGTENSSSVSPFERLDSGLSLSLTSRHGVEHAGRGVATPERSSSSKTVATIQSRIRPSSTPLRERSLHRPAVEAKTLRGRQQDSHVLSEEDTYSSMFSGSGSSSDAASLSASTSPTASPAPAPAPRASATPYYYYPSVATRGIAPPPLYAPEVSRSMRRRRLQERRQEILERRVARLRMLKNKIATVFHDFHHRHDHHHHLLLGGGQEAGPSSRTVVRGAGHHHHLGGGQEAGPSSRAVVRGAGHHLNSPWQYLTRMFHRAKGKIDKNTRSRTAVGVPEKRHGAGGGGGGNMHALFDALRRHLKSKRRAPAGIKLGRKGNWVRGKKMHWWQRLRRRRGMPGLTAGSGPRRRLRHGKAAWL, from the exons atggatcgtgcgacgtcgtcgagttcgtcaTTTCTTAACAACA AGTTGCCTGAAGAAACAGCGATGGAGCAAATTTTGACTGATCTGCAGGCGCTCACGAGGCTATACGGCCTGCTTCACAGTCCAGCAGACGAAAAT TTAGATGAGGCATCCAGGGCTCTTCTGATGAAGATACTAGAAGATGCTACCCAGGAGGCTGTCCGGAGGCAGGCGAAG ATGCTAATGCCATCAGGTTCTCTAATGTCCCCTGTGCTAGAGAGAGAGCTCTCCACACAATCACACTGCCGGACACGCCATGCCGATCCAATCCTGAGGCCACTGGCCTCGCCCCGCCCCAGCCTCCTGGCCAGTGAGCGATCGCGCCGGCTAGACCCGCAACATTCTACAGTGTCACGCCGATCCGGCCTCTACGCCGACGGCCAGCGCCATGCAGCGGAAGAGCCTCCTCCCCTTGCTCGCCTCGCCTCCAACCGCTCGTCGAGAACCGCATTGACGGCGCGGCACCGTCCAAGCCAAGAGCAGCGGTGCCCCAGCCTCAGCCTGCACCGTTTCCCCGTAGCTGGAACGTCGAGACATGGCACGGTGATCGGAAGTACTCGGCTTGCCCGTCGCCGGGACAGCATCCGTCACAGCTCCGGTCGTGGTGACCAGTGGTCGCTGGAACGCAGCAATAGCAATAGCAGCAGCAGCCGCCGTTCCGTGTCACGGCGAGAGCTGTCGTCTCTGCggccgtcgtcaaggctgcgtggCCGCGCCACCCCGCGGCACGTGGGAACGGAAAACTCCTCCTCGGTGTCTCCCTTCGAGAGGCTGGACTCTGGGTTGTCCCTGAGCTTGACGTCGCGTCATGGCGTGGAGCATGCCGGACGCGGCGTGGCTACGCCGGAACGCTCTTCCTCGAGCAAGACGGTGGCGACCATTCAAAGCCGCATCCGACCAAGCAGTACTCCTCTCAGGGAGCGCTCCCTACACCGACCTGCAGTAGAAGCGAAGACTCTGCGCGGGAGGCAACAAGACAGCCACGTTTTAAGCGAGGAGGACACGTACAGCAGCATGTTCAGCGGCAGCGGAAGCTCATCGGACGCCGCCAGCCTGTCCGCCTCCACGAGCCCGACGGcgtcgccggcgccggcgccggcgccgcgtGCTTCTGCtactccctactactactacccgTCGGTGGCGACACGTGGCATTGCGCCACCACCGTTGTACGCACCTGAGGTGTCGCGCTCAATGAGGAGGCGACGTCTCCAGGAACGTCGGCAGGAAATCCTGGAGAGGCGGGTGGCGCGGCTGCGGATGCTCAAGAACAAAATCGCCACGGTGTTCCATGACTTCCATCACCGCCacgaccaccaccaccacctcctcctcgGGGGCGGCCAGGAGGCGGGTCCCTCGTCCAGGACTGTCGTCCGCGGCGcaggccaccaccaccacctcggGGGCGGCCAGGAGGCGGGCCCCTCGTCTAGGGCCGTCGTCCGCGGCGCAGGCCACCACCTCAACTCGCCGTGGCAGTACCTTACGAGAATGTTCCACCGCGCGAAAGGGAAGATAGACAAGAATACTAGGAGCCGGACGGCGGTAGGCGTGCCGGAAAAGAGGCACGGcgctggcggtggcggtggcgggaACATGCACGCGCTATTCGACGCGCTGCGGCGGCACCTGAAGAGCAAGCGGAGGGCACCGGCAGGCATAAAACTGGGGAGGAAGGGCAACTGGGTGCGGGGCAAGAAGATGCATTGGTGGCAGCGGCTGAGGCGACGGCGCGGCATGCCAGGGTTGACGGCAGGCAGTGGACCACGGCGGCGTTTACGACATGGAAAGGCAGCGTGGCTGTAG